A segment of the Sanyastnella coralliicola genome:
GTGTATTTTGATAATGAAGACGGACGTATGCTATTCGCCGTACCAAGGATCAACAAGGTTTACTTAGGGACTACTGATACTGCCTATTCCGAAGATATCGCTTCACCTCAAACGAGCGCGGAAGATGTTGATTACGTGTTGAAGGCCGTCAATCACATGTTTCCGTCTATCAAGCTTCAAGTTCAGGATGTCGAGTCGACATGGGCCGGACTTCGGCCGCTCATCTTTGAAGAGGGCAAAGGCGCCTCAGAGATGAGTCGTAAAGACGAAACCTTCGAAGCCCACAATGGATTGATCTCCATTGCTGGAGGAAAGCTGACGGGTTATCGAAAGATGGCAGAGCGAATTGTAGACCTCGTATTCGATCGACTTGAACGCGATAATCCTGGATGTACTACAGATCAAAGAACCCTTCATGGAGGTGAATTCCTAGATTACGCCGCCGTAGAAAAGGCAGTGAAGAAACTGACGAAGGAGGGGATGGAATCAGACTTAGCCACCTATTTAGTCCATAACTACGGCTCCAACGTTGGTCTGCTCTTGCATGATGTGAAGAGCTTCGAAGCCAAGGATATTATCAAAGCCGAATTGAACTACGGAATTGAGCACGAGATGGTGATTCGTGCCAATGACTTCCTCGAACGTCGAACTGGCCGACTGAATTTCGATATCCATAGCGTCAGAAAGTTCTATCCGAAAGTGATTCAGTGGATGGCGAAAAGGCTATCCTGGGACGAAGAACGTAAGGAACAAGAGAAGAAAGCCGTGGAATCAAAACTCGATGAGGTTACCTCAATGCTAACCTAGTTTACGTAACAATTGGCGTCGTTGAATATCGAGCAAAGGCGTCCAATCACCGAACATTTCCTCTAAAATTCGCGCTGTATTTCGCGCATCGTCAATGGCACGGTGTGAAGTACCGTCAAAAGTGAGTCCGGTGTACTCAAGTGCGGTTTTAACCCCTACAGGTTCTTTGAGTTTAAGAAGTTTAGAGTGACTCATCTTCAAACACAGGAAGTGATTCAGCCAAGGTAGTTCGATCTCGTGGAGTTCTCCGTCTCGTAATAGCTGTTGCTTGTCATAATCACCCCAGCTGGCTAAGAGATAATCACCTTCATTCGGCTTGAGCCAATCTTCAAATGACCACATGACATCTTGAAAGTCCTCAGCACCGTCAATATGATGCTGCTCGATAGACGTAAGCTCTTTACAGAAAGAGGAAAGGGTGGGGTTGAGCTTAGGTTTGATGAACTCTGAGAATTCACTCATGCGCTGACCATACTCGTCAACCATCACTGCTCCCAGTTCAATGGTTTCTTGACGGGGAGGTTTTCTCCTTCTCCAGCACGTGGCTTCTAAGTCAAAAATGACGTATCTCAATCGCTCAGTCTTTTTGTAGGCTCGATTTAGTAGAGCCAATCCTCATCCAATGAGTCGATGTAATCATCGATCTCTTCGAGGTCTTCATTAATCACCGACATTCTAAATTGGGCAGGATCATATTCTCCACCATACCAGTCTACTTTTTCCTCGTATTCCGGAAGTCGTGGGTTAGACATGATTTTCAGAAATTCATGGTAACCGCTAATTCCTCCTACATCTTCTGGTGGGCAATTACGCTCTCCTGCAAGACAAATCGGAATGTGCTCGCTTTCGTCGTTCTCTACGATTTTCTCCAGTGTAATGGTATGTGACCATTTGTCACCAAAGTCATAAACATAGTTGATCTTATCACCAGCACTTTGGACGAATTCATCCAAATTTACTTCGTGGTCTTCAACGAAGTCTTCATCTTCCAAGAACTCTAATTGCGAGATCTTTTCAACTGCTGTTGCGAAGTAGTATAGGTGACAGTTTTCCCAGCCCATGGCGAGCTGAATAGTGTGGTGTAAGGTGCGCATGTCAATGTCTGAATTAACGCGCACTCGGCGCCAAACTCTCGGTTCCAGAGAATCAAGCTCGATGAGTAGTTCGAAGATCATCGTTGAGAAAAAGAATAGATATTTACAGGAATCTGTATTGGAGCCTGTGTCTCCATAGGTTAGTGATTGTTTTGCAGTGTGAAAATAGTCAATAGCTACTACCTAGCGTCGCTCTTAACCGAAATTTTACACCGTTCATGGATTTCTACGTTACTCAGAACAAGAATGTTCTGTCCAGATTAAGGTGCTGAGATCAAAGCCTTCGTTCTCTGCATGTTGCATGAGTTGACTACTAATATCCTTCGGTAAAACAGGAGTTCTACTCAGAATCCACAAGAATTCTCGGTCAGGAGAACCAACCAAAGCATATCCATATTCGTCATCTAGCTGCATTACGTAATAGTCACCATAGAAAGGCTTAAAGAAGCTAACTTTCAGTACTCCAGGTACTTCAGTATTCGGGCGTTTCGCTTCTCCTTCAGAAACAGATGCTGAACCATCAGCGATGCTAACACCACGATTCACTACCTGAACCTTTCCGTTCTCTTTGATCGTGTATTCTGCCGTGACACACTTAAGTCCGTCTTCAAATTTATTGGGTAGTCTGGCTACCTCATACCATTTACCAGCATAGCGATTCAAGTCTAATGTTTCTACAGTAGTGAGTGGTTCGCTTCCGCCGCAGGCGAATAAAAGCAGCATAAATAGCGGGAATAGTTGTTTCATAGCAGTAAATTAAGGTAAAGTACGGCAGATGCCTTACAGAAAAACCTGATTTGTGTTAGACCTTTGTACTAGACGAAGTGATTATGAAGATACAAGTGGCCGTAGCTGAGGATAACCCTAATCTTATCCGTTCTGTTCTCGAGAAACTCCAATTGTTTGATCAAGTGGAGGTCATGTGGGTGGCCAGCAACGGCGTGGAGGTGATTCAGAAAGTCACTAATCAGCAGCCTGATGTTATTCTGATGGACATCAACATGCCTGAAATGAATGGGGTAGAGGCTACTCGAAAGGTCAAAGATCAGTTTCCGAAGGTCAAAGTGATTATGCTAACCGTATTTGATGAAACAGATAAGATCTTCAATTCTATTCTTGCGGGGGCCAGCGGTTACTTGCTGAAAGACGAGAAACCTGGAAAACTCATTCAGGCCATTGAAGAAGCCATGGAAGGTGGTGCTCCGATGTCTCCTGTGATAGCGGCTAAGTCGTTGCAACTAATTCGCTCAGGGAAGCAAGAACCTGTAGAATCCGTTGATTTTGGATTGACCAATCGTGAAATGGAAATCTTGGAAGAAATTTCAAAAGGAAAGAACTACCAGCAAATTGCCGATAAACTCTTCATTTCGCCTAAAACCGTTCGTAAGCACATCGAGAATATCTATCGAAAGCTTCAGGTTCACAATAAGGTAGAAGCGATTCAACTGGCTATGAAGCACGGGATTATTTAATTCGCTAGCGCGGAAGCAAAAGCTCGATCTGTGTGCCTTTGCCCTCTTGGGTGCTTAACTCCAGTTTACCACCAATTTCCTTCATTCGAGTCACCATGTTCTTCATGCCGTAGTGACCTTCTCTTTCTTTACCAGAGAATCCTACGCCATCATCTGAGAAACGCATTCGGATAGTGTTTGCTTCAGTAGTCACTTCAAATTGGAAATGCTCTGCGTTGGCGTGCTTGATCGCATTATTGGCCGCCTCCTGCAACACTCGGAACATGTGAATGGCCTCGGAAGGATCTAGAATATGCTCGTGTGAGATATCAGTCTTCGAATCAAATATTGGGCGTTCGCGATGAGCCAAGATTCGTCCCATGTAATCTTGAAAACGAACAGAAAAGTCTTCAATCTCAACAAAATCTTGATTGATTGTCCAAATCGTATCTCTTAAGGTTTGCATGGTACCGCGAGCAAAATCGCTGAGGTCATCAAGGTCAGCTTCAGGCTCAGCGCTTTTCCCAGTAGAGATTTTATAGCTCATGTTATCGAGTGAAGTAATCACATGGGTGATCTGAGCACCGATGTTATCGTGAAGCTCCATAGAAATGCGTTCACGCTCATGTTGCACGCGTTCGATCGCCTCGCGTTTTAGAATCTCCTCTCTCAACCTTCGCTGAGCTATATAACGCACAACCATGATGATAACCAGCACACCAGCGATGATCAGGGCCACCAAGAACCAAGTAGTTTCCCAAAACGGAGGGTGCACCACTAGCGACACTTGTCGAATTCGTCCCACCAATTCATCAGCCGCCCATCGTGTGCCAATCTCTAGGTCCGATTTGCCATGGGGAAGACTATTAAAGTTCAATTGGGTGCTTCGCTTTCCTGTGCAAATCCATTGCTCATTTTGGTCTAAGCGGTAGCAGATTTCACAGTCTTGAACACCTATTCCCGGTTGCGCAATCGAAAGCGTAATGTTTTCATCTTGAGGGTATAGGTGGATGACTTCAGGATATAACAGGCCACCTTGAACTTGATCTAATTGTTCTGAATTGAGTGGTTGGTAATTGAGCTGCACACTCGTGATCAACACCGTGTGATCATTGCGCTTTTCCTTCTGTAAATCAGGCAACAAGAAATAACAACCATCCACACCACCAAACCAAGGGATATCTTTTACCATGCCCCCGGCGTTCTGGCTATGTTCTAAGAACGGAATCCCTTGTTCGAGAACGAGGTTTGACACTTTAAAACCCTCGCCAATTCTATCCGAGCTAATGATGCTCAAGCCTTCATTCGTGCATGCGATGAACGCCCCGGAGGTCTCTACCAGATCATAGACCACCTCGTTCTTCAGTCCTTGTTCAACGCCAATAACTTCGAACTGAATAAGGCCACCGTTTTGATCAACAGCGATACCTCCACCCATGGTTGAAATCCACAAATCGCCTGCATTACTGAGAAATGAGTTGGTGACCACATTGAACGGGAGTTCATCATCTCCTTCGCCCTCAACGAAAACACGTAAAGACGCATCATCGAGCTGGAGTTGATACAAACCCATAATGCCAGGAAGCCAAAGCTGATTTCCATCTACACGTAAACTCAAACAGTAGTTTGACCCTTGTGCATCAGGTGATAGGTCTGCAGGTAGGATGGTTTGGATTGTCCCATCCGCTTCACGTATGAAAACCCCGTCAGTACTGCTCATGACCAACCTGCCATCGTCTAGTTGATCAATCATACTGATCCCCGGAACATCGCGAAACAGGTCCAAATCTTCTATCCATTGTCCATCTTGTTGTGTGAAGCATTTCAATCCTTCGCTTCTAGTTCCAACCCACAAACGTGATTCATCCATGAATAAACACGTAGGGTGGAAACCTTCTAAGCGTTGAACCATCTTCATACGAGCTTCAGGTTGTATGGTAGGAGAGAAGAAGTCATCTTCTAGCTCGAAGACATTGATTCCTACGGTTGAACATACCAATAGCTGATTGTTGATCAACTCCACAGACCAAACAATGGGGTCGTCAAGAATCTCTCCAGGGATGTGTAGAATCTGTGAGCAGTTTGGATCCCAACGAAATGCACCGTAGCGGTTCGTTCCCATCCAAACACTACCATCTTGAGCTTGAAAAAAGCCACCTACATGATCGTTTTGAATGGCTGCATGATCCTTGTTGTAAATCATGGCAGGTGCTAAGCCATTGTCGTTCAGTGTGTATAGCCCCTTATTTGTTCCAAAGATGAACTCATTTCCTACCAAGCCAGCATCTTGAATGTCAATACTTTCAGCTGGTTCATTATTCCAGTCTTGGCCATCGTAAATAGACAGCTCGTCTTCGCTCCAGGCGAAAAGGTAGTCGCCAGCGACACTCAGATTTATGACTTCACTCAAGCCAAATTGAGTGCGGAATGGAGAAATCCTTCCTTCTTCAAACAGATACAATGAATCTCCATTCGATATAAGGGTTTGTCCCTTGTATGTCTCAAGCCGATTGTAACCTTCATATCCAAGAAGAGATGAAGCGGTGTACGCCGTATCAGATGAATTCAGAAAGTACAGCTGGCCAAAATGAAAGCTTAGAATTCCTCCTTCAGTCTTGGTGAGGTCTTGAACAGATTGATGGAAATCACCATTCGCGTCTGACGGGACGTGCAGCTGATGTATTCTACCGGTATGTGGATCTAGACGATTGAGCCCGTGGCGCGTTCCTATCCAGATGATGCCTTGATCATCTTCTACCATGTTGATGACGAAGTTATCTGTCAGTCCGCTTCCGTCGCGTTTCCTTCTAATAACCTCAAACTCTGAACCGTCGAAACGGCACAGTCCATCTTGCGTTCCGAACCACATCAACCCTTGTTGGTCTTCAATGATGGCACTTACGGTATTCTGATTCAAGCCGTCCTTGATGCTTAATGAAGAGAGTCTTATTCCACTTTGCGCTAGCGCGGAATAGGATAGGATGAATAGACAACTGATCAGTAACGAACGCATGATGCAAGGTACCAACTTTTGAGGCGTTACATCACTTACCTTTAAGGCATGAAAAGGATCGTTGTGATGAGTGGCGCTGGAATGAGCGCAGAAAGTGGAATACCAACTTTTCGTGGGGCAGATGGCCTTTGGGAAGGACATCGAATCGAAGAAGTGGCTACTCCTGAAGCTTGGCATGCAGACTACCGAAAGGTGCTTGAATTCTACAACTTCCGACGCAAAGGTGTAATGGAGGCAGAGCCAAACGAGGGGCACCTAGAACTGGCGCGAATGCAAGATGATTTCGATGTGCAGATTGTAACTCAAAACATTGATGATCTACATGAACGTGCGGGTTCAAATAATGTCATGCACCTACATGGAGAAATCATGAAGGCTCGCAGCACTGTTGATCCTTCACTCATTACCTCACTTGATCATTGGGAGCTGAAAGATGGTGACCGATGTGAAAAGGGAAGTCAGCTTCGTCCACACATTGTTTGGTTTGGGGAAGCCGTGCCAATGATGGAGTCAGCGATCGCCATGGCTCAAACCGCAGATATATTCCTCGTGGTTGGTACAAGCCTGTTGGTTTATCCGGCAGCTAGCCTGGTCAATTTCGTACGGCCTGGAACTCCGATTTACCTGATTGATCCAAATCTTCAAGGCATTGAAGGTTCGTCGGGCGTCACAGTTTTCAATACTGGAGCGGTAGAGGGGATGAAGTTGTTCCGTGAGGCAATCAGCTGATTACATTCCGAAGTAATTCAGAATAATCAAGAGATCTGACACACCAACTTGGTTGTCGTTGTCATAATCTCCATCAGCACATCCGCCGTTTACAGTATTTCCTATGTTGTTCAGGAAGGCTAAGAAGTCCGCAGTGTCAATCACGCCGTTTCCATTCTGATCAATGCAGCCAGGGTTAAACATCATATTTTCCTGAATGAACTCACCGTAGTAAGTGGTACTCCAACTACCATTGGCATCTTGAGTTCTGATATACAAATCATGCGGTCCTGGAGCCAAGGCTGTGGTTGGAATCTGAAGGGTTAGATCGACATCGAGTATATCAGGGTCAACATCGATTGGGAAACCATTTCCAAAACCAGGGTCTTGGTCGAAGAAGTACTCCAATTGAGCGAGAACAGGTCGTTCCGGTGCATCTAGAATGTTAAAGTCGATGATAAAGGGCAAGCTGGCATTTCCCGCATCGTCGAAAGCGACCAATGTAACCTGAACTCCTTGAGCTGAGGTGAATGGTGCAATAGGGATGCTCACGGATACATTGGCATCAACCGCTGGATTGAAGGCATCAAAGTTCACGATCCCAACACCCGGGTCAGGAAACAGCTGATACTCGATAGAAGCAATCGGTGTTAATGGGTCAGCTGACAATGTTTCGACGTACAAGGGAAGGTAGAGCTCGCCTAGGAGCACTTCGTTATCATATTCTACATTGATAATCTGTGGTAATTGAGCGTTGATCTGGATCGAACAAACCAAGGCAAAAATGAAGCTTAGTAGAACTCTCATTACTTGTTGGTTTTAGTTTTGATCTGAATTTCTAGATCTCCGTCACTAGAAGTTTCTTGCTCATAGAAATAGATCGAAGGTATTGGCGGCATCCCTGACAGCACATAGCTAAACTGTCCACCAAAGATTCCTACATCCGTACCATCGCTTCCTGCATTTAGTAAGGCGTTAGGAATGTCTGTTCTCAATCCAAATTGTGCATCTCTACTCGCAATCGAAAGTACTTCAAAGGTGCTATCCGTCTCCACAATATTATCGGTGGGCTGGTAGAGCGACAAAAAGGAATTCTCTGCAAAGTTGCTGCTCGCTGCTACGTTGGTCGAGAGTGGATCAATGACGCTTTCTTCAAAGACATTGTTGTCGAGCTGCACGTTGTTAAGCAACACTGAGGTAGAGCCGTAGAAAACGTTATTGTAGACCATCGCAGCAGAAGACGCTGAAATAATCAAGTTCGTAGCGGTAGGATCACCAAGGATATCCGTTTCATTCCACAATAGGTTATTGTGAAACTTCATGCTAATGCTATTGACAACATTCACGAGATCGGGAACTGTTGCTCGCATGTAGTTCTGACGCACGATGTTGAACTTCGTAGGACCAACATCACCAACAGTTAGGGTGCTTGAGACGTAATTGCGTTCAAACACAACACTATTTGCATTGATTCGTGCATCGGTGATGGAAAGTCCACTGACCACAACGCCATCAGCCGTGATATTGATTGGCCCAAGTTGGCTGGCACGAATATCTGCTTGATTTCCTGGGTTATCTACGAGGAAGAAGCCCGTTCCGTAAATGACGAGCTCGATATTAATCTCGACCTCGGAAACATTGTAGGCCACGTCAGAATGCTCAATGACAAGGGTGTCACCCGCAGCGCTTCCCGCGATAGCGGAAGCTAAATCCGTGAAGTCAGCACTGACTCCCGGGTTATTGTTCACTCGGTACCTTGACTGCGCTGAAGCATAGTTAGTCAAGACAACAAAAAAGCATACCACGAGGCATGCTGCGATTTGTCTATACATAGCAAAGAGGCAAAGTTAGTTACCCGAATATACTAATTCTGAGCCGATTGAACGGCATAAATGAATGATTCGTCGAAAAGATACGCGCTAAATGACGCTGCGATGCTCTTGGTGTAACAATGACAAAAAGCCCGGATTTGGTCGCATAGAGTGATCAGCATCAGCGAATTCCTCCTTGAATCCAATCAGCCAATACATATCGAGCTTTCCTTTGCCCTTCACTTCAATTTTCCCTCGATACTCACATTGGAAGTATTCCTGAATTAACTCATAGGTGTGCGCTGTAATATTAATGCGCCCCGCTTCACTCTCTGATTCCATTCGAGAAGCAGTATTCACGGTATCACCCCAGATATCATAGGCGAACTTTTTCTTTCCAACGACTCCAGCAATGACCTGACCACTGTTGATTCCAATGCGAAGATCCCAAGGTTCTTTGCCAGACTTACTTCGTTCGGTATTGATTTCCTGGGCTTTGTCCAGCATATAGAGTGCGAATGCACACACACGCATGGCATGAGTATCACTCTTTGCCGGAAGACCAGCGGCACACATGTACGCATCTCCGATGGTCTTGATCTTTTCAATTTTCAAATCTCCAAGCCCTTCATCCCAGGCCTGGAAGTAGCTGTCAAGGATCATTACCAATTCATTGGGATCCATCGTTTGCGTCCGACTCGTAAACCCTGCAAAATCACTGAAGAGAACACTCACGTTTTCGTAAGTCTGAGTTTGAGCTTTTCCATTCTCTTTCAGCTCGTCAGCAGTTCTTTTCGGGAGAATATTCAACAAGAGATTCTCCGCTTTCTTGCGTTCATGATTCACCTGCATAGTGCGTGTGGCCACTTTTTCCTCGAGCTCTTCATTCTCGATTCTCAGACGATAGGTACGCCATCTGACCAGAAGGTAAATCGTGATGGCAGCCAGAATAAGGCATGCAACAAGGAACCAAGTGGTCTTCCAGAAGGGTTGATCAATGGTAAACCAGTAATCTTCTGTCGGACCAACATGACCGTCAGAGCCGACAGCTCGAACTTGGAATTTATACTCTCCTGGCGGAATGCTTTGGTAGGTAGTAGAGCGTACCTTTGAAGGTTTCGACCAATCTCTATCGACGCCTTCCAAGAAATAGGAGAATTGTACCTCACGCTCGTCAACCCAATCAAAACCATCGAAATGAAAGGTCAAGTGGTTCTGGTCGTAACCAAAGAACGGATTCCAAGGAATGTCGTAGTTGTTCTGAATTGCCTCAAAATGAATGTAGTCAGCATCCAAAGTACTCATGGCCTTGCGCGGCTGAGTGCGTTCATCAATCAGGGTATCGCGCCAGTTGATCTCTCTACCATAAAGGTCGACACTCTCTACAAAAGCCCATGGCTCAAATTGACGTTCAGGCGCATTCTCAGTACGGAATGAAAACAAGGTGTTATCTCCCAACC
Coding sequences within it:
- a CDS encoding ligand-binding sensor domain-containing protein, encoding MRSLLISCLFILSYSALAQSGIRLSSLSIKDGLNQNTVSAIIEDQQGLMWFGTQDGLCRFDGSEFEVIRRKRDGSGLTDNFVINMVEDDQGIIWIGTRHGLNRLDPHTGRIHQLHVPSDANGDFHQSVQDLTKTEGGILSFHFGQLYFLNSSDTAYTASSLLGYEGYNRLETYKGQTLISNGDSLYLFEEGRISPFRTQFGLSEVINLSVAGDYLFAWSEDELSIYDGQDWNNEPAESIDIQDAGLVGNEFIFGTNKGLYTLNDNGLAPAMIYNKDHAAIQNDHVGGFFQAQDGSVWMGTNRYGAFRWDPNCSQILHIPGEILDDPIVWSVELINNQLLVCSTVGINVFELEDDFFSPTIQPEARMKMVQRLEGFHPTCLFMDESRLWVGTRSEGLKCFTQQDGQWIEDLDLFRDVPGISMIDQLDDGRLVMSSTDGVFIREADGTIQTILPADLSPDAQGSNYCLSLRVDGNQLWLPGIMGLYQLQLDDASLRVFVEGEGDDELPFNVVTNSFLSNAGDLWISTMGGGIAVDQNGGLIQFEVIGVEQGLKNEVVYDLVETSGAFIACTNEGLSIISSDRIGEGFKVSNLVLEQGIPFLEHSQNAGGMVKDIPWFGGVDGCYFLLPDLQKEKRNDHTVLITSVQLNYQPLNSEQLDQVQGGLLYPEVIHLYPQDENITLSIAQPGIGVQDCEICYRLDQNEQWICTGKRSTQLNFNSLPHGKSDLEIGTRWAADELVGRIRQVSLVVHPPFWETTWFLVALIIAGVLVIIMVVRYIAQRRLREEILKREAIERVQHERERISMELHDNIGAQITHVITSLDNMSYKISTGKSAEPEADLDDLSDFARGTMQTLRDTIWTINQDFVEIEDFSVRFQDYMGRILAHRERPIFDSKTDISHEHILDPSEAIHMFRVLQEAANNAIKHANAEHFQFEVTTEANTIRMRFSDDGVGFSGKEREGHYGMKNMVTRMKEIGGKLELSTQEGKGTQIELLLPR
- a CDS encoding response regulator, with the translated sequence MKIQVAVAEDNPNLIRSVLEKLQLFDQVEVMWVASNGVEVIQKVTNQQPDVILMDINMPEMNGVEATRKVKDQFPKVKVIMLTVFDETDKIFNSILAGASGYLLKDEKPGKLIQAIEEAMEGGAPMSPVIAAKSLQLIRSGKQEPVESVDFGLTNREMEILEEISKGKNYQQIADKLFISPKTVRKHIENIYRKLQVHNKVEAIQLAMKHGII
- a CDS encoding lipocalin family protein, translating into MKQLFPLFMLLLFACGGSEPLTTVETLDLNRYAGKWYEVARLPNKFEDGLKCVTAEYTIKENGKVQVVNRGVSIADGSASVSEGEAKRPNTEVPGVLKVSFFKPFYGDYYVMQLDDEYGYALVGSPDREFLWILSRTPVLPKDISSQLMQHAENEGFDLSTLIWTEHSCSE
- a CDS encoding SIR2 family NAD-dependent protein deacylase, giving the protein MKRIVVMSGAGMSAESGIPTFRGADGLWEGHRIEEVATPEAWHADYRKVLEFYNFRRKGVMEAEPNEGHLELARMQDDFDVQIVTQNIDDLHERAGSNNVMHLHGEIMKARSTVDPSLITSLDHWELKDGDRCEKGSQLRPHIVWFGEAVPMMESAIAMAQTADIFLVVGTSLLVYPAASLVNFVRPGTPIYLIDPNLQGIEGSSGVTVFNTGAVEGMKLFREAIS
- a CDS encoding 3'-5' exonuclease, yielding MRYVIFDLEATCWRRRKPPRQETIELGAVMVDEYGQRMSEFSEFIKPKLNPTLSSFCKELTSIEQHHIDGAEDFQDVMWSFEDWLKPNEGDYLLASWGDYDKQQLLRDGELHEIELPWLNHFLCLKMSHSKLLKLKEPVGVKTALEYTGLTFDGTSHRAIDDARNTARILEEMFGDWTPLLDIQRRQLLRKLG
- a CDS encoding plasmid pRiA4b ORF-3 family protein, which translates into the protein MIFELLIELDSLEPRVWRRVRVNSDIDMRTLHHTIQLAMGWENCHLYYFATAVEKISQLEFLEDEDFVEDHEVNLDEFVQSAGDKINYVYDFGDKWSHTITLEKIVENDESEHIPICLAGERNCPPEDVGGISGYHEFLKIMSNPRLPEYEEKVDWYGGEYDPAQFRMSVINEDLEEIDDYIDSLDEDWLY